In Pontimonas salivibrio, the sequence CGTGGGTATCGATCCCGATATCTCCACCGCATCATTGAAAGCCATCGTGTCTGCGGTGAACCGTGCACTCCGGTTAGAGGCAGGTTCACCCGCACTGGTCGCAGCGAGCGCCTGAGTTCTAGAGTTCCTGAGTCCCTGAGCCTCACGCGGGGGCCGGCTCGCCATACTGGTAGCTATGCCAAGCATTCGCGACCACGCCGTAGTGTTGCGCAACCAGCTCATCGGTGAATCTGATCGCATTGTGACCCTGTTGTGTCGTGAAGAGGGCAAAGTGCGTGCCGTCGCAAAAGGTGTGCGAAAAACGACCAGTCGAATCGGTTCCAGGCTTGCCCCCTTCATGGTGGTGGATGTTCAATGGTCAACCGGTAAGTCGCTGGGCATTATCCAGCAGGTTGAAAGTGTTGGCTCCTACGCCAGCGCGCTCGCCACTGAATATGAGGCCTATACAGCGGCTGCAGCAATGGTGGAAACGGCTGACCAGCTGACGAATCATGAGGCCACCCGTGACCAGTTCTTACTGCTGGTGGGTGGGTTGCGCGCGCTATCCGAGCGCGCCCACCCCACATCCCTCATCCTGGATAGCTACCTGTTACGGGCACTGAGCCTTGCCGGCTGGTCACCCAGCGTTGATGCGTGTGCTCAAACCGGTGTGCCTGGACCCCACCAACATTTCGTTCCTGCGTTGGGAGGAATGGTGGCGGCGGAGGTGGCACCTCCCGGTGCGCTTCGAGTGGGGCCAGCCGTAGTGGAACTCTTAGCGGCGCTACTCGATGGTCATTGGGAGAGCGCTGAGGCGAGCACGAGTTCCACTCGCGATGAAGCCTCAGCGATAGTGTCGGCCTTTACCCAATACCACTTAGAGCGTGGCATACGCTCTTTGGGGGAAACATCGAGGCTTCGAAGCGAGCGAACGGCGGAGGCTAGACAGTGAGTGAACTGCTGCCCATCGATTGGACAGGGCATAAGCCGCCGCAGTGGGAGCAGGGCAAGGTTCCCCGCCATGTTGCGCTGGTGATGGACGGGAATGGTCGCTGGGCTAATGCTCGCGGGTTGACCAGGGTGGAAGGCCACCGCGCGGGAGAAAAAGCGCTGCTTGATGTTGTAGCCGGCGCCCTTCAAGCGGGGGTGTCACACCTGTCGGTGTATGCATTTTCAACTGAAAATTGGAACCGCTCACCAGAAGAAGTGAAGTTTCTGATGGGTTTTAACCGAGAAGTTCTTCGTCGCCGGCGTGATCAGCTTGATGCGTGGGGGGTGCGTATTCGGTGGTCCGGTAGAAGGCCCAAGCTGTGGTCGAGTGTCATTAACGACTTGACCGAAGCGGAGCGGCGCACGAAAAACAACACCGCATTGACCCTGTCGATGTGTGTCAACTATGGAGGCCGAGCCGAATTAGTCGATGCGGTTCGGGCGATCGCCGCGGACGTGAAATCGGGTAAGCAGAAACCTTCCGGTATCCGGGAGTCGACCATCAAGAAGCATCTCTATGTGCCAGAGGCCCCAGATGTGGACTTATTTGTTCGCACCTCCGGTGAGCAGCGCACCAGCAATTTTCAACTGTGGCAGTCGGCTTATGCGGAAATGGTTTTTCTGGACACTCTGTGGCCGGATATGACCCGAGTGGAACTCTGGGCGGCGATTGAGGAGTATCAGCGCCGACAGCGGCGCTTTGGTGGCGCAATAGATGCGCCGACGCAGCCTGGCCCCACACCGGCCAGCTAGGCTAGTTATTTGGTGATTAACCCGCCCAGTCACCGAGGAGAGAAGGACAATGGCCCATTCGTCGAAACTGGATAAAGTCATCGCGTTGGCGAAACGGCGGGGCTTTGTCTTTCAAGCCGGCGAAATTTACGGCGGTTCACGCTCCGCATGGGACTACGGCCCGCTGGGCACCGCCCTCAAAGAAAACATTAAGCGCCAATGGTGGCGCTCCATGGTTCAGAGGCGAGAAGACGTTGTCGGAATTGACTCTTCGGTCATCCTGCCCAAAAAGGTGTGGGAGGCCTCAGGCCACGTGGACGTCTTTAGCGACCCACTTGTTGAGTGCACCAGCTGTCACAAGCGTTTCCGTGAAGACCACCTCATTGAAGAGTTTGAAGAGAAGAAAGGCCGGCCCCCCGAGGGTGGCCTCGCCGGAATTAACTGCCCGAACTGTGGCAACAAGGGCCAATGGACCGAGCCCCGAGCGTTTAGTGGCCTGTTGAAAACTTACCTGGGCCCAGTCGACGATGAGGCAGGGTTGCACTACCTACGACCCGAGACGGCCCAAGGAATTTTTGTGAATTTCGCCAACGTGATGCAGGCATCCAGAATGAAGCCACCGTTTGGTATCGCGCAGGTCGGAAAAAGCTTCCGCAACGAAATCACCCCCGGGAATTTCATCTTCCGCACTCGTGAGTTTGAGCAGATGGAAATGGAATTCTTCGTCGAGCCGGGTACCGATGAGACCTGGCACCAGTATTGGATCGACCTGCGCCACCAGTGGTACACGGATTTGGGCATCGATCCGGACAACCTGCGCCTCTACGAGCACCCTCAAGAGAAGCTTTCGCATTACTCCAAGCGCACCGTTGACATCGAATACCGCTTTGGGTTCCCGTCCGGGGAATTTGGCGAACTAGAAGGTGTCGCCAACCGGACCGATTTTGACCTCTCCACCCACTCTGAACATTCCGGGACCGACCTGTCCTACTTTGACCAGGCAAAAGATACCCGTTGGGTGCCCTACGTGATTGAACCCGCGGCAGGGCTCACCCGGTCACTCATGGCCTTCTTGGTCGACGCCTACTACGAAGACGAAGCGCCCAACTCGAAGGGTGGTGTTGACACACGTACCGTGTTGAAACTTGATCGCCGTCTTGCTCCCATCAAAGTGGCTGTCTTGCCACTTTCTCGTGACGAAAAACTCTCCCCAGTGGCCAAGGAATTGGCTCAGACCCTCCGCGAGAACTGGATGGTCGACTTTGACGACGCCGGAGCGATCGGTCGGCGTTATCGTCGACACGACGAAATTGGCACACCCTTCGCGGTGACTGTTGATTTCGATTCCCTCGACGACCACTCCGTGACGGTCCGAGAGCGAGACACCATGTCGCAAGAGCGCATCGCGATTGCTGATCTGCCTGGCTACTTCTCTGAAGCGTTGGCGGGAGCGTAGCGACAATGTCGGGTCCTCTACAGACCCTCGAGGCATCGCAGGAGGTTGCTCCTGCGATGCACATCGGTGACATCGCGTTGAGTATTCCTGTGGTGTTGGCGCCTATGGCGGGAATTACGAACACCGCTTTTCGTCGGCTGTGCCGCGAATTTGGTGCAGGTCTTTACGTCAGTGAAATGATTACCTCCAGGGCGCTGGTGGAGCGCACTGAGGCCAGTATGCGCCTGATTACCCACCACCCTTCCGAGCAGCCGCGCAGTATTCAGCTTTACGGTGTCGACCCGGCGACTATCGGTGAAGCCGTGACCATGCTCGTGGCCGAAGACCGGGCTGACCATATCGACCTCAACTTCGGTTGTCCGGTTCCCAAAGTGACCAAAAAGGGTGGCGGTGCCGCTCTTCCCTGGAAGTTGGAACTTTTTCGCGCCATTGTGGAGCGGGCCGTGAAGTCGGCAGGGGATATTCCCGTCACCGTGAAAATGCGAAAAGGAATCGACTCAGACCACCTCACCTACTTAGAGGCAGCGAAGGCTGCCGAAGGGGCAGGGGTTTCTGCTGTGGCGCTACACGCGCGTACTGCCGATCAGTTTTATTCCGGCCACGCTGACTGGGATGCGATTGGCGCTCTAAAGCAGACGATCAATTCCATTCCGGTGTTGGGCAACGGCGATATTTGGTCAGCAGAAGATGCGTTGAACATGGTCGCTCAGACTGACTGTGATGGCGTGGTCGTCGGCCGAGGGTGTTTGGGTAAACCGTGGCTTTTTGGTGACCTGGCGGCTGCTTTTCGGGGTGAACCCCTTCGCCACCAACCTGGCCTGCGTGAGGTGGCGGGAGCTTTTCGCCGGCATGCTGAACTGTTGGTCGAGTTTTTCGGCGGCGAAGAAATCCGAGCGTGTCGGGATATCCGCAAACACGTCGCCTGGTATTTCAAGGGCTACCCGGTGGGGGGCGAGCTTCGGGCGGCACTCGCGCGGGTGGAATCCCTGCAGGAAATCGATGACCTGTTGGGTCAAATGGATCTTGACCAGGAATACCCGGGAGATCCTGCGGAAGGACCTCGTGGTCGGGCCGGTTCACCCAAGCGCACGGCCCTGCCCGAACATTGGCTTGATTCGACCGAGCTCAGTGCCTCCCAGCGCAGTACCCTTCTGGAGGCTGAAATTGACACCAGTGGCGGGTAGTGCGCTGTGGTGAGTATCGACTACGGACCAGAAGACCGCGAACGATTTGTTCCCGAGTCGCATTCGTCGACGAGGGGTGATTTTCAGCGAGATCGCGGGCGCATTATTCATTCGTCGAGCTTTCGACGGCTCTCCCAAAAAACCCAGGTGTTGTCGCCGACAGCTGGTGTTGATTTCGCCAGAAACCGCCTCACCCATTCGCTCGAGGTGGCCCAAGTGGGCCGGGAGATTGGAGGGCGGCTCGGGCTTGATCCCGATGTCGTCGATGGTGCCTGTCTCGCCCACGACCTCGGCCACCCACCTTTTGGGCACAACGGCGAATCAGCTATTGCTGCGTGGGCAAAAGATATCGGTGGGTTTGAAGGAAATGCGCAAACCTTTCGAGCGTTGACCAGGCTCGAATCGAAGCTTTTTGACGACAGTGGGAGACCCCGAGGGCTGAACCTCACCAGGGCCAGTCTCGACGCGGCCAGTAAGTACCCCTGGCCGAGAGCGCAGGCGGTCCTAGAAGGTGATGGTCGAGAAAAGTTTGGCTTCTACGACGATGACCACGAAGTCTTTGACTGGTTGCGAGAGGGCATTCCCGACCGAGCGGTCTCCTTGGAAGCCCAAGTCATGGATTTAGCCGACGATATTGCCTACTCGGTTCATGATTTTGAAGACGCCATTGTGGGTGGCTTTATTAAGCCGGAGTCGCTGGTGGGGCAAGAGTCTCCTCTCGGAACAACGGCGGTCGGTAATAACTGGTCCGGGTCAGATGTCGATTCAGAGCTCATGCAGGATGCCTTCATTCGGTTGCGTCGCTTGGAGCAGTGGCCAAAAGCGTTTGCCGGCACACGCTCAGATTTCGCCCAACTGAAGAATTTCACCAGCAGCATGATCGGCCGTTTTGCTCACAGTGTGACGCTCGGCAATGCCGAACGCGGCTCTGAGCTTCCCTTTCGGTACCGCTACCGACTCAACGTGCCCCTCGACACTGTGGCCGAAATCGCTTTTCTCAA encodes:
- a CDS encoding deoxyguanosinetriphosphate triphosphohydrolase, with product MSIDYGPEDRERFVPESHSSTRGDFQRDRGRIIHSSSFRRLSQKTQVLSPTAGVDFARNRLTHSLEVAQVGREIGGRLGLDPDVVDGACLAHDLGHPPFGHNGESAIAAWAKDIGGFEGNAQTFRALTRLESKLFDDSGRPRGLNLTRASLDAASKYPWPRAQAVLEGDGREKFGFYDDDHEVFDWLREGIPDRAVSLEAQVMDLADDIAYSVHDFEDAIVGGFIKPESLVGQESPLGTTAVGNNWSGSDVDSELMQDAFIRLRRLEQWPKAFAGTRSDFAQLKNFTSSMIGRFAHSVTLGNAERGSELPFRYRYRLNVPLDTVAEIAFLKGVVATAVMRHETRQPIYRHQREVLTDLLNGIWSDPVRCLEPVFQADFSSQDREDAQKRVVVDQVAALTDASALAWHERLHQY
- a CDS encoding isoprenyl transferase; the protein is MSELLPIDWTGHKPPQWEQGKVPRHVALVMDGNGRWANARGLTRVEGHRAGEKALLDVVAGALQAGVSHLSVYAFSTENWNRSPEEVKFLMGFNREVLRRRRDQLDAWGVRIRWSGRRPKLWSSVINDLTEAERRTKNNTALTLSMCVNYGGRAELVDAVRAIAADVKSGKQKPSGIRESTIKKHLYVPEAPDVDLFVRTSGEQRTSNFQLWQSAYAEMVFLDTLWPDMTRVELWAAIEEYQRRQRRFGGAIDAPTQPGPTPAS
- a CDS encoding glycine--tRNA ligase, whose protein sequence is MAHSSKLDKVIALAKRRGFVFQAGEIYGGSRSAWDYGPLGTALKENIKRQWWRSMVQRREDVVGIDSSVILPKKVWEASGHVDVFSDPLVECTSCHKRFREDHLIEEFEEKKGRPPEGGLAGINCPNCGNKGQWTEPRAFSGLLKTYLGPVDDEAGLHYLRPETAQGIFVNFANVMQASRMKPPFGIAQVGKSFRNEITPGNFIFRTREFEQMEMEFFVEPGTDETWHQYWIDLRHQWYTDLGIDPDNLRLYEHPQEKLSHYSKRTVDIEYRFGFPSGEFGELEGVANRTDFDLSTHSEHSGTDLSYFDQAKDTRWVPYVIEPAAGLTRSLMAFLVDAYYEDEAPNSKGGVDTRTVLKLDRRLAPIKVAVLPLSRDEKLSPVAKELAQTLRENWMVDFDDAGAIGRRYRRHDEIGTPFAVTVDFDSLDDHSVTVRERDTMSQERIAIADLPGYFSEALAGA
- the dusB gene encoding tRNA dihydrouridine synthase DusB; its protein translation is MSGPLQTLEASQEVAPAMHIGDIALSIPVVLAPMAGITNTAFRRLCREFGAGLYVSEMITSRALVERTEASMRLITHHPSEQPRSIQLYGVDPATIGEAVTMLVAEDRADHIDLNFGCPVPKVTKKGGGAALPWKLELFRAIVERAVKSAGDIPVTVKMRKGIDSDHLTYLEAAKAAEGAGVSAVALHARTADQFYSGHADWDAIGALKQTINSIPVLGNGDIWSAEDALNMVAQTDCDGVVVGRGCLGKPWLFGDLAAAFRGEPLRHQPGLREVAGAFRRHAELLVEFFGGEEIRACRDIRKHVAWYFKGYPVGGELRAALARVESLQEIDDLLGQMDLDQEYPGDPAEGPRGRAGSPKRTALPEHWLDSTELSASQRSTLLEAEIDTSGG
- the recO gene encoding DNA repair protein RecO, with the protein product MPSIRDHAVVLRNQLIGESDRIVTLLCREEGKVRAVAKGVRKTTSRIGSRLAPFMVVDVQWSTGKSLGIIQQVESVGSYASALATEYEAYTAAAAMVETADQLTNHEATRDQFLLLVGGLRALSERAHPTSLILDSYLLRALSLAGWSPSVDACAQTGVPGPHQHFVPALGGMVAAEVAPPGALRVGPAVVELLAALLDGHWESAEASTSSTRDEASAIVSAFTQYHLERGIRSLGETSRLRSERTAEARQ